From Rutidosis leptorrhynchoides isolate AG116_Rl617_1_P2 chromosome 3, CSIRO_AGI_Rlap_v1, whole genome shotgun sequence, a single genomic window includes:
- the LOC139897977 gene encoding uncharacterized protein has protein sequence MSTTPIIFLFFLFLSATVSTAITTVSSDITALKSIKSGINQKTISSFTCLYSWDFTSDPCSPPHVTHFLCGLSCSGNRVTQLTLDPAGYTGTLSPLVSQLTQLITIDLSDNKFSGQIPNSLFFLPNLQTLILGSNSFSGVIPASISNLKKLQTLDISHNFISGSLPNSLTQLTELTRLDLSYNKLNGALPKLPKNIIQLALKANSLSGYLQKQAFTELTQLEVVELSENSLTGTIPGWFFLIPSLQQVNLAKNSFTGLEILKPVNSNLIAVDLGFNKISGYPPANFSTYPMLASLTLSYNKLRGRIPWEYGKTTTLSRLFLDGNFLIGLPPKDFFSGKTSLSGSLGDNCLKMCPISSGLCLKSQKPLSICKQAYRGKLKPKS, from the coding sequence ATGTCCACCACCCCCATAATCTTcctcttcttcctcttcctctCCGCCACCGTCTCCACCGCAATCACAACCGTATCGTCCGATATCACAGCCCTTAAATCCATTAAATCCGGTATCAACCAAAAAACAATATCATCATTCACATGTTTATATTCATGGGATTTTACTTCTGACCCATGTTCACCACCTCATGTCACTCACTTCTTATGTGGCTTATCATGCTCCGGCAACCGAGTCACCCAACTCACCCTTGATCCCGCCGGATACACCGGAACTCTATCCCCACTCGTTTCTCAACTCACTCAACTCATCACCATTGATCTTTCCGATAACAAATTCTCCGGCCAAATTCCCAATTCACTCTTCTTTCTTCCTAATCTCCAAACCCTAATTCTTGGGTCAAATTCATTCTCCGGCGTCATCCCAGCGTCAATCTCAAACCTTAAAAAGCTTCAAACTTTAGACATATCTCACAATTTCATATCTGGGTCTTTACCCAACTCGTTGACCCAACTCACTGAGTTAACTCGGCTGGACCTTAGTTACAACAAACTCAATGGCGCATTACCAAAACTTCCAAAAAACATAATCCAACTTGCACTCAAAGCAAATTCACTATCTGGGTATCTCCAAAAACAAGCCTTTACCGAGTTGACTCAGCTGGAAGTAGTCGAACTGAGTGAAAACTCACTCACCGGAACGATTCCGGGGTGGTTTTTTCTCATACCATCTTTACAACAAGTCAACTTAGCTAAAAACAGCTTCACTGGTCTCGAAATATTAAAACCGGTCAACAGCAACCTCATTGCCGTTGACCTTGGGTTCAACAAAATTTCCGGTTACCCGCCGGCGAACTTTTCAACGTATCCCATGTTGGCGTCTTTAACATTGAGTTACAACAAACTACGTGGTAGAATCCCATGGGAGTATGGTAAAACGACGACGTTAAGTAGATTGTTTCTTGATGGAAACTTTTTAATTGGGTTGCCGCCGAAAGATTTCTTTTCCGGGAAGACGTCACTTTCCGGCAGCTTAGGGGATAATTGTTTAAAGATGTGTCCGATCTCATCTGGACTTTGCTTGAAATCACAGAAACCGTTGTCGATTTGCAAACAAGCGTATCGTGGGAAACTGAAACCAAAGTCATGA